Proteins co-encoded in one Ananas comosus cultivar F153 linkage group 15, ASM154086v1, whole genome shotgun sequence genomic window:
- the LOC109721431 gene encoding protein indeterminate-domain 2-like, with protein sequence MPTEQQENSSVMTASNSASGEASVSSSGPQQLLPLPPPHPMPPPAKKKRNLPGMPDPEAEVIALSPKTLMATNRFVCEICNKGFQRDQNLQLHRRGHNLPWKLRQRTGKEARKRVYVCPEATCVHHDPARALGDLTGIKKHFCRKHGEKKWKCDKCSKKYAVQSDWKAHAKTCGTREYRCDCGTLFSRRDSFITHRAFCDALAEESAKTHPSPAPPPPPPAPAPAPEEEVPPLRQVVTPPEQQEPENPPGIFQYMPPPSTTTIGISAATTSGSNSSGGSGGGGGGGGAATSTTSLFASLFASVAPSVASAQSTTAFSDLVGAMGRAEPPPALCLSTNSPAAAAAAAAAAAAALFPNSASSDQCSPFALHPPPPPSPHMSATALLQKAAQMGAAASGSSFLRGLGLATSVSNPQPQQDQWHHNLDHPEPGPMLSAGLGLGLPYDGAAPGLPELMMGPSPLVGPKPTTLDLLGLAMGPIGGSAATAGGLSALITSIGGGLDMGAGGVQRSNAAAPYGGKPWEGAAERKSNSPAML encoded by the exons ATGCCGACGGAGCAGCAGGAGAATTCGTCGGTGATGACGGCGTCGAACTCGGCTTCCGGAGAGGCGAGCGTGTCCTCATCGGGCCCGCAGCagctgctgccgctgccgccgccgcatccGATGCCTCCGccggcgaagaagaagaggaacctCCCCGGAATGCCAG ATCCGGAGGCGGAGGTGATAGCGCTGTCGCCGAAGACGCTGATGGCGACGAACCGGTTCGTGTGCGAGATCTGCAACAAGGGGTTCCAGCGGGACCAGAACCTGCAGCTGCACAGGAGGGGCCACAACCTGCCGTGGAAGCTGCGGCAGCGGACGGGGAAGGAGGCGCGGAAGCGGGTGTACGTGTGCCCGGAGGCGACGTGCGTGCACCACGACCCGGCGCGGGCGCTCGGCGACCTCACCGGCATCAAGAAGCACTTCTGCAGGAAGCACGGCGAGAAGAAGTGGAAGTGCGACAAGTGCTCCAAGAAGTACGCCGTCCAGTCCGACTGGAAGGCCCACGCCAAGACCTGCGGCACCCGCGAGTACCGCTGCGACTGCGGCACTCTCTTCTCTCG gaGGGATAGCTTCATCACGCACCGCGCGTTCTGCGACGCGCTCGCCGAGGAGAGCGCGAAGACGCAcccgtcgccggcgccgccgccgccgccgcctgctccTGCTCCGGCGCCGGAGGAGGAAGTGCCGCCGCTGAGGCAGGTGGTGACGCCACCGGAGCAGCAAG AGCCGGAGAATCCACCGGGGATTTTCCAGTATATGCCGCCGCCGTCGACGACGACGATTGGGATTAGTGCTGCTACTACGAGTGGAAGCAATAGcagtggcggcagcggcggtggcggtggcggtggcggcgctgcGACGTCGACGACGAGCTTGTTTGCGAGCTTATTCGCCTCGGTGGCGCCCTCCGTGGCTTCGGCGCAGAGCACCACCGCGTTCTCCGACCTGGTGGGAGCCATGGGCCGCGCCGAGCCGCCGCCCGCCCTTTGCCTGTCCACCAAttctcccgccgccgccgcagcagccgccgccgccgccgccgctgcgctGTTCCCGAATTCGGCGTCGTCCGATCAGTGCAGCCCCTTCGCCTTgcatcctccgccgccgccctcgccgcaCATGTCGGCCACCGCCCTGCTGCAGAAGGCCGCCCAGATGGGCGCCGCCGCGTCGGGCTCGTCCTTCCTCCGCGGCCTCGGCCTCGCCACCTCCGTATCCAATCCCCAGCCCCAGCAGGACCAATGGCACCACAATTTGGATCACCCAGAGCCAGGGCCGATGCTCTCCGCGGGGCTCGGCCTCGGCCTCCCCTACGACGGCGCCGCTCCGGGGCTTCCGGAGCTGATGATGGGCCCGTCCCCGCTGGTGGGGCCGAAGCCGACGACGCTGGATCTGCTCGGATTGGCGATGGGACCGATCGGCGGTTCCGCCGCCACCGCAGGCGGTCTCTCTGCACTCATCACCTCAATTGGCGGCGGGCTCGATATGGGGGCCGGCGGAGTGCAGCGCTCGAACGCCGCCGCGCCTTACGGTGGCAAGCCGTG